Proteins found in one Canis aureus isolate CA01 chromosome 19, VMU_Caureus_v.1.0, whole genome shotgun sequence genomic segment:
- the RGL3 gene encoding ral guanine nucleotide dissociation stimulator-like 3 isoform X3, with protein MDRTAGKELALAPLQDWGEETEDGAVYSVSLRRQLSQRLSRGTGPAGCQAPRPAADAFVHYRTSKVRALRAARLERLVRELVSGDREQDPGFVPAFLATHRAFVSTARVLGLLLPPPPPPLPPGIEIEKTEGGGLRVNKNLRAVVSVLGSWLRDHPQDFRDPPTHPDLGSVCTFLGWAAPAGPEAQEAEKLLGDFLEEAERKQEEEQPESRTGPPGAAQTPRPDSPEGCSEEEEGPAREGPELLDFGVDEVAEQLTLMDVELFLKVRPCECLGSVWSQRDRPGATSTAPTVRATVTQFNMVIGCVLGSVLGEQGLAAPQRAQRLEKWIRIAQRCRELRNFSSLRAILSALQSNPIYRLKRSWGAVSRERLSTFRKLSQIFSDENNHLSSREMLSQEEATESPQEEDTLLGSLPSGDLINFEKRRKEWEILAHIQQLQKRCRSYCLSPRAPVLAALRDQRQLSEEQSYRVSRVIEPPAASCPSSPRIRRRISLTKRLSAKLSRERGSSPGGSPGDPSSPASSLSPGSPPSSPRSRDPPPGSPPASPGPQSPSTKLLPLSLDPPGLRPSALPLSSSHISLPGQQGSEARVIRVSIDNDHGNLYRSILLTSQDKAPSVVQRALQKHNVAQPWARDYQLFQVLPGDRELLIPDNANVFYAMSPAAPGDFVLRRKEGARPTTTVSSP; from the exons ATGGATCGGACAGCGGGCAAGGAGCTCGCCCTG GCGCCGCTGCAGGACTGGGGCGAGGAGACCGAGGACGGAGCGGTGTACAGCGTCTCGCTGCGTCGGCAGCTCAGTCAGCGCCTGAGCCGGGGGACCGGGCCCGCGGGCTGCCAG GCCCCCCGCCCCGCTGCGGACGCCTTCGTCCACTACCGCACGAGCAAGGTGCGGGCGCTGAGGGCGGCGAGGCTGGAGCGGCTGGTGCGGGAACTGGTGTCTGGAGACCGCGAGCAGGACCCCGGCTTCGTGCCTGCCTTCCTGGCCACTCACAGGGCTTTTGTGTCCACTGCCCGCGTGCTGGGCCTTCTCctgccgccaccgccaccgccctTGCCTCCAGG GATAGAGATCgagaagacagagggaggaggtCTGCGTGTCAACAAGAACTTAAG GGCTGTGGTATCCGTGCTGGGCTCCTGGCTTCGGGATCACCCTCAGGATTTCCGGGATCCCCCTACCCACCCGGACCTAGGCAGCGTCTGCACCTTTCTGGGCTGGGCGGCCCCAGCAGGGccagaggcccaggaggcagAGAAGCTGCTAGGAGATTTCCTGGAGGAGGCTGAGCGaaagcaggaagaggagcagccTGAGTCACGGACAG GACCTCCTGGCGCTGCCCAGACCCCTCGCCCCGACTCCCCGGAAGGCTGCTCGGAAGAGGAGGAAGGACCAGCGCGGGAAGGCCCTGAGCTCCTAGACTTTGGCGTAGATGAAGTGGCCGAACAGCTGACCCTGATGGATGTG GAGCTCTTTTTGAAGGTGCGGCCCTGCGAGTGCCTGGGCTCGGTGTGGTCACAGCGGGACCGTCCAGGGGCCACAAGCACTGCCCCCACTGTGCGTGCCACTGTGACCCAGTTCAACATGGTGATCGGTTGCGTGCTGGGCTCGGTGCTGGGAGAGCAGGGCCTGGCCGCCCCGCAGAGGGCGCAGCGGCTGGAGAAGTGGATCCGAATCGCCCAG CGCTGCAGGGAACTGCGGAACTTCTCCTCCCTGCGCGCGATCCTGTCCGCCCTGCAGTCGAACCCCATATACCGGCTCAAGCGGAGCTGGGGCGCCGTCAGCCg GGAACGGTTATCCACTTTCAGAAAACTTTCGCAGATTTTCTCCGACGAGAACAACCACCTCAGTAGTAGAGAGATGCTTTCCCAG GAGGAGGCCACCGAGAGCCCCCAAGAGGAGGACACCCTCCTAGGAAGCCTGCCCTCA GGGGATCTCATCAACtttgagaagaggaggaag GAGTGGGAGATCCTGGCCCACATCCAGCAGCTGCAGAAGCGGTGTCGGAGCTATTGCCTGAGTCCCCGTGCACCCGTCCTGGCTGCCCTGCGCGACCAGCGCCAGCTCAGCGAGGAGCAGAG CTACCGTGTCTCCCGTGTCATTGAgccacccgctgcctcctgccccagctccccacGTATCCGGCGGCGAATCAGCCTCACCAAGCGCCTCAGTGC AAAGCTGTCCCGAGAGAGGGGCTCATCCCCTGGTGGGAGTCCTGGGGACCCCTCATCTCCTGCCTCCAG TCTGTCCCCAGGGTCTCCCCCATCTAGTCCTAGAAGCAGAGACCCTCCTCCAGGCAGTCCCCCGGCCTCTCCagggccccagagccccagcaCCAAG CTGCTGCCCTTGAGCCTGGACCCGCCAGGCCTCCGCCCCTCGGCTCTGCCCCTGAGCAGCTCTCACATCTCCTTACCGGGGCAGCAGGGATCAGAGGCTCGAGTCATCCGAGTCAGCATTGACAATGACCACGGGAACCTGTATCGGAGCATCTTG CTCACGAGCCAGGACAAGGCCCCCAGTGTGGTGCAACGAGCCCTACAAAAGCACAatgtggcccagccctgggcgcGTGACTACCAGCTCTTCCAAGTCCTTCCAGGGGACCGGG
- the RGL3 gene encoding ral guanine nucleotide dissociation stimulator-like 3 isoform X7 produces MDRTAGKELALAPLQDWGEETEDGAVYSVSLRRQLSQRLSRGTGPAGCQAPRPAADAFVHYRTSKVRALRAARLERLVRELVSGDREQDPGFVPAFLATHRAFVSTARVLGLLLPPPPPPLPPGIEIEKTEGGGLRVNKNLRAVVSVLGSWLRDHPQDFRDPPTHPDLGSVCTFLGWAAPAGPEAQEAEKLLGDFLEEAERKQEEEQPESRTGPPGAAQTPRPDSPEGCSEEEEGPAREGPELLDFGVDEVAEQLTLMDVELFLKVRPCECLGSVWSQRDRPGATSTAPTVRATVTQFNMVIGCVLGSVLGEQGLAAPQRAQRLEKWIRIAQRCRELRNFSSLRAILSALQSNPIYRLKRSWGAVSRERLSTFRKLSQIFSDENNHLSSREMLSQEEATESPQEEDTLLGSLPSKLPPGPVPYLGTFLTDLVMLDTALPDMLEGDLINFEKRRKEWEILAHIQQLQKRCRSYCLSPRAPVLAALRDQRQLSEEQSYRVSRVIEPPAASCPSSPRIRRRISLTKRLKSCPERGAHPLVGVLGTPHLLPPVCPQGLPHLVLEAETLLQAVPRPLQGPRAPAPSSRARTRPPVWCNEPYKSTMWPSPGRVTTSSSKSFQGTGSS; encoded by the exons ATGGATCGGACAGCGGGCAAGGAGCTCGCCCTG GCGCCGCTGCAGGACTGGGGCGAGGAGACCGAGGACGGAGCGGTGTACAGCGTCTCGCTGCGTCGGCAGCTCAGTCAGCGCCTGAGCCGGGGGACCGGGCCCGCGGGCTGCCAG GCCCCCCGCCCCGCTGCGGACGCCTTCGTCCACTACCGCACGAGCAAGGTGCGGGCGCTGAGGGCGGCGAGGCTGGAGCGGCTGGTGCGGGAACTGGTGTCTGGAGACCGCGAGCAGGACCCCGGCTTCGTGCCTGCCTTCCTGGCCACTCACAGGGCTTTTGTGTCCACTGCCCGCGTGCTGGGCCTTCTCctgccgccaccgccaccgccctTGCCTCCAGG GATAGAGATCgagaagacagagggaggaggtCTGCGTGTCAACAAGAACTTAAG GGCTGTGGTATCCGTGCTGGGCTCCTGGCTTCGGGATCACCCTCAGGATTTCCGGGATCCCCCTACCCACCCGGACCTAGGCAGCGTCTGCACCTTTCTGGGCTGGGCGGCCCCAGCAGGGccagaggcccaggaggcagAGAAGCTGCTAGGAGATTTCCTGGAGGAGGCTGAGCGaaagcaggaagaggagcagccTGAGTCACGGACAG GACCTCCTGGCGCTGCCCAGACCCCTCGCCCCGACTCCCCGGAAGGCTGCTCGGAAGAGGAGGAAGGACCAGCGCGGGAAGGCCCTGAGCTCCTAGACTTTGGCGTAGATGAAGTGGCCGAACAGCTGACCCTGATGGATGTG GAGCTCTTTTTGAAGGTGCGGCCCTGCGAGTGCCTGGGCTCGGTGTGGTCACAGCGGGACCGTCCAGGGGCCACAAGCACTGCCCCCACTGTGCGTGCCACTGTGACCCAGTTCAACATGGTGATCGGTTGCGTGCTGGGCTCGGTGCTGGGAGAGCAGGGCCTGGCCGCCCCGCAGAGGGCGCAGCGGCTGGAGAAGTGGATCCGAATCGCCCAG CGCTGCAGGGAACTGCGGAACTTCTCCTCCCTGCGCGCGATCCTGTCCGCCCTGCAGTCGAACCCCATATACCGGCTCAAGCGGAGCTGGGGCGCCGTCAGCCg GGAACGGTTATCCACTTTCAGAAAACTTTCGCAGATTTTCTCCGACGAGAACAACCACCTCAGTAGTAGAGAGATGCTTTCCCAG GAGGAGGCCACCGAGAGCCCCCAAGAGGAGGACACCCTCCTAGGAAGCCTGCCCTCA AAACTGCCCCCAGGCCCTGTCCCCTACCTTGGCACCTTTCTCACGGACCTGGTTATGCTGGACACAGCCCTGCCGGATATGCTGGAG GGGGATCTCATCAACtttgagaagaggaggaag GAGTGGGAGATCCTGGCCCACATCCAGCAGCTGCAGAAGCGGTGTCGGAGCTATTGCCTGAGTCCCCGTGCACCCGTCCTGGCTGCCCTGCGCGACCAGCGCCAGCTCAGCGAGGAGCAGAG CTACCGTGTCTCCCGTGTCATTGAgccacccgctgcctcctgccccagctccccacGTATCCGGCGGCGAATCAGCCTCACCAAGCGCCTCA AAAGCTGTCCCGAGAGAGGGGCTCATCCCCTGGTGGGAGTCCTGGGGACCCCTCATCTCCTGCCTCCAG TCTGTCCCCAGGGTCTCCCCCATCTAGTCCTAGAAGCAGAGACCCTCCTCCAGGCAGTCCCCCGGCCTCTCCagggccccagagccccagcaCCAAG CTCACGAGCCAGGACAAGGCCCCCAGTGTGGTGCAACGAGCCCTACAAAAGCACAatgtggcccagccctgggcgcGTGACTACCAGCTCTTCCAAGTCCTTCCAGGGGACCGGG
- the RGL3 gene encoding ral guanine nucleotide dissociation stimulator-like 3 isoform X5, whose product MDRTAGKELALAPLQDWGEETEDGAVYSVSLRRQLSQRLSRGTGPAGCQAPRPAADAFVHYRTSKVRALRAARLERLVRELVSGDREQDPGFVPAFLATHRAFVSTARVLGLLLPPPPPPLPPGIEIEKTEGGGLRVNKNLRAVVSVLGSWLRDHPQDFRDPPTHPDLGSVCTFLGWAAPAGPEAQEAEKLLGDFLEEAERKQEEEQPESRTGPPGAAQTPRPDSPEGCSEEEEGPAREGPELLDFGVDEVAEQLTLMDVELFLKVRPCECLGSVWSQRDRPGATSTAPTVRATVTQFNMVIGCVLGSVLGEQGLAAPQRAQRLEKWIRIAQRCRELRNFSSLRAILSALQSNPIYRLKRSWGAVSRERLSTFRKLSQIFSDENNHLSSREMLSQEEATESPQEEDTLLGSLPSKLPPGPVPYLGTFLTDLVMLDTALPDMLEGDLINFEKRRKEWEILAHIQQLQKRCRSYCLSPRAPVLAALRDQRQLSEEQSYRVSRVIEPPAASCPSSPRIRRRISLTKRLSAKLSRERGSSPGGSPGDPSSPASSLSPGSPPSSPRSRDPPPGSPPASPGPQSPSTKLTSQDKAPSVVQRALQKHNVAQPWARDYQLFQVLPGDRELLIPDNANVFYAMSPAAPGDFVLRRKEGARPTTTVSSP is encoded by the exons ATGGATCGGACAGCGGGCAAGGAGCTCGCCCTG GCGCCGCTGCAGGACTGGGGCGAGGAGACCGAGGACGGAGCGGTGTACAGCGTCTCGCTGCGTCGGCAGCTCAGTCAGCGCCTGAGCCGGGGGACCGGGCCCGCGGGCTGCCAG GCCCCCCGCCCCGCTGCGGACGCCTTCGTCCACTACCGCACGAGCAAGGTGCGGGCGCTGAGGGCGGCGAGGCTGGAGCGGCTGGTGCGGGAACTGGTGTCTGGAGACCGCGAGCAGGACCCCGGCTTCGTGCCTGCCTTCCTGGCCACTCACAGGGCTTTTGTGTCCACTGCCCGCGTGCTGGGCCTTCTCctgccgccaccgccaccgccctTGCCTCCAGG GATAGAGATCgagaagacagagggaggaggtCTGCGTGTCAACAAGAACTTAAG GGCTGTGGTATCCGTGCTGGGCTCCTGGCTTCGGGATCACCCTCAGGATTTCCGGGATCCCCCTACCCACCCGGACCTAGGCAGCGTCTGCACCTTTCTGGGCTGGGCGGCCCCAGCAGGGccagaggcccaggaggcagAGAAGCTGCTAGGAGATTTCCTGGAGGAGGCTGAGCGaaagcaggaagaggagcagccTGAGTCACGGACAG GACCTCCTGGCGCTGCCCAGACCCCTCGCCCCGACTCCCCGGAAGGCTGCTCGGAAGAGGAGGAAGGACCAGCGCGGGAAGGCCCTGAGCTCCTAGACTTTGGCGTAGATGAAGTGGCCGAACAGCTGACCCTGATGGATGTG GAGCTCTTTTTGAAGGTGCGGCCCTGCGAGTGCCTGGGCTCGGTGTGGTCACAGCGGGACCGTCCAGGGGCCACAAGCACTGCCCCCACTGTGCGTGCCACTGTGACCCAGTTCAACATGGTGATCGGTTGCGTGCTGGGCTCGGTGCTGGGAGAGCAGGGCCTGGCCGCCCCGCAGAGGGCGCAGCGGCTGGAGAAGTGGATCCGAATCGCCCAG CGCTGCAGGGAACTGCGGAACTTCTCCTCCCTGCGCGCGATCCTGTCCGCCCTGCAGTCGAACCCCATATACCGGCTCAAGCGGAGCTGGGGCGCCGTCAGCCg GGAACGGTTATCCACTTTCAGAAAACTTTCGCAGATTTTCTCCGACGAGAACAACCACCTCAGTAGTAGAGAGATGCTTTCCCAG GAGGAGGCCACCGAGAGCCCCCAAGAGGAGGACACCCTCCTAGGAAGCCTGCCCTCA AAACTGCCCCCAGGCCCTGTCCCCTACCTTGGCACCTTTCTCACGGACCTGGTTATGCTGGACACAGCCCTGCCGGATATGCTGGAG GGGGATCTCATCAACtttgagaagaggaggaag GAGTGGGAGATCCTGGCCCACATCCAGCAGCTGCAGAAGCGGTGTCGGAGCTATTGCCTGAGTCCCCGTGCACCCGTCCTGGCTGCCCTGCGCGACCAGCGCCAGCTCAGCGAGGAGCAGAG CTACCGTGTCTCCCGTGTCATTGAgccacccgctgcctcctgccccagctccccacGTATCCGGCGGCGAATCAGCCTCACCAAGCGCCTCAGTGC AAAGCTGTCCCGAGAGAGGGGCTCATCCCCTGGTGGGAGTCCTGGGGACCCCTCATCTCCTGCCTCCAG TCTGTCCCCAGGGTCTCCCCCATCTAGTCCTAGAAGCAGAGACCCTCCTCCAGGCAGTCCCCCGGCCTCTCCagggccccagagccccagcaCCAAG CTCACGAGCCAGGACAAGGCCCCCAGTGTGGTGCAACGAGCCCTACAAAAGCACAatgtggcccagccctgggcgcGTGACTACCAGCTCTTCCAAGTCCTTCCAGGGGACCGGG
- the RGL3 gene encoding ral guanine nucleotide dissociation stimulator-like 3 isoform X8, which produces MDRTAGKELALAPLQDWGEETEDGAVYSVSLRRQLSQRLSRGTGPAGCQAPRPAADAFVHYRTSKVRALRAARLERLVRELVSGDREQDPGFVPAFLATHRAFVSTARVLGLLLPPPPPPLPPGIEIEKTEGGGLRVNKNLRAVVSVLGSWLRDHPQDFRDPPTHPDLGSVCTFLGWAAPAGPEAQEAEKLLGDFLEEAERKQEEEQPESRTGPPGAAQTPRPDSPEGCSEEEEGPAREGPELLDFGVDEVAEQLTLMDVELFLKVRPCECLGSVWSQRDRPGATSTAPTVRATVTQFNMVIGCVLGSVLGEQGLAAPQRAQRLEKWIRIAQRCRELRNFSSLRAILSALQSNPIYRLKRSWGAVSRERLSTFRKLSQIFSDENNHLSSREMLSQEEATESPQEEDTLLGSLPSKLPPGPVPYLGTFLTDLVMLDTALPDMLEGDLINFEKRRKEWEILAHIQQLQKRCRSYCLSPRAPVLAALRDQRQLSEEQSYRVSRVIEPPAASCPSSPRIRRRISLTKRLSAKLSRERGSSPGGSPGDPSSPASSLSPGSPPSSPRSRDPPPGSPPASPGPQSPSTKAPLM; this is translated from the exons ATGGATCGGACAGCGGGCAAGGAGCTCGCCCTG GCGCCGCTGCAGGACTGGGGCGAGGAGACCGAGGACGGAGCGGTGTACAGCGTCTCGCTGCGTCGGCAGCTCAGTCAGCGCCTGAGCCGGGGGACCGGGCCCGCGGGCTGCCAG GCCCCCCGCCCCGCTGCGGACGCCTTCGTCCACTACCGCACGAGCAAGGTGCGGGCGCTGAGGGCGGCGAGGCTGGAGCGGCTGGTGCGGGAACTGGTGTCTGGAGACCGCGAGCAGGACCCCGGCTTCGTGCCTGCCTTCCTGGCCACTCACAGGGCTTTTGTGTCCACTGCCCGCGTGCTGGGCCTTCTCctgccgccaccgccaccgccctTGCCTCCAGG GATAGAGATCgagaagacagagggaggaggtCTGCGTGTCAACAAGAACTTAAG GGCTGTGGTATCCGTGCTGGGCTCCTGGCTTCGGGATCACCCTCAGGATTTCCGGGATCCCCCTACCCACCCGGACCTAGGCAGCGTCTGCACCTTTCTGGGCTGGGCGGCCCCAGCAGGGccagaggcccaggaggcagAGAAGCTGCTAGGAGATTTCCTGGAGGAGGCTGAGCGaaagcaggaagaggagcagccTGAGTCACGGACAG GACCTCCTGGCGCTGCCCAGACCCCTCGCCCCGACTCCCCGGAAGGCTGCTCGGAAGAGGAGGAAGGACCAGCGCGGGAAGGCCCTGAGCTCCTAGACTTTGGCGTAGATGAAGTGGCCGAACAGCTGACCCTGATGGATGTG GAGCTCTTTTTGAAGGTGCGGCCCTGCGAGTGCCTGGGCTCGGTGTGGTCACAGCGGGACCGTCCAGGGGCCACAAGCACTGCCCCCACTGTGCGTGCCACTGTGACCCAGTTCAACATGGTGATCGGTTGCGTGCTGGGCTCGGTGCTGGGAGAGCAGGGCCTGGCCGCCCCGCAGAGGGCGCAGCGGCTGGAGAAGTGGATCCGAATCGCCCAG CGCTGCAGGGAACTGCGGAACTTCTCCTCCCTGCGCGCGATCCTGTCCGCCCTGCAGTCGAACCCCATATACCGGCTCAAGCGGAGCTGGGGCGCCGTCAGCCg GGAACGGTTATCCACTTTCAGAAAACTTTCGCAGATTTTCTCCGACGAGAACAACCACCTCAGTAGTAGAGAGATGCTTTCCCAG GAGGAGGCCACCGAGAGCCCCCAAGAGGAGGACACCCTCCTAGGAAGCCTGCCCTCA AAACTGCCCCCAGGCCCTGTCCCCTACCTTGGCACCTTTCTCACGGACCTGGTTATGCTGGACACAGCCCTGCCGGATATGCTGGAG GGGGATCTCATCAACtttgagaagaggaggaag GAGTGGGAGATCCTGGCCCACATCCAGCAGCTGCAGAAGCGGTGTCGGAGCTATTGCCTGAGTCCCCGTGCACCCGTCCTGGCTGCCCTGCGCGACCAGCGCCAGCTCAGCGAGGAGCAGAG CTACCGTGTCTCCCGTGTCATTGAgccacccgctgcctcctgccccagctccccacGTATCCGGCGGCGAATCAGCCTCACCAAGCGCCTCAGTGC AAAGCTGTCCCGAGAGAGGGGCTCATCCCCTGGTGGGAGTCCTGGGGACCCCTCATCTCCTGCCTCCAG TCTGTCCCCAGGGTCTCCCCCATCTAGTCCTAGAAGCAGAGACCCTCCTCCAGGCAGTCCCCCGGCCTCTCCagggccccagagccccagcaCCAAG GCTCCGCTTATGTAG
- the RGL3 gene encoding ral guanine nucleotide dissociation stimulator-like 3 isoform X2 codes for MDRTAGKELALAPLQDWGEETEDGAVYSVSLRRQLSQRLSRGTGPAGCQAPRPAADAFVHYRTSKVRALRAARLERLVRELVSGDREQDPGFVPAFLATHRAFVSTARVLGLLLPPPPPPLPPGIEIEKTEGGGLRVNKNLRAVVSVLGSWLRDHPQDFRDPPTHPDLGSVCTFLGWAAPAGPEAQEAEKLLGDFLEEAERKQEEEQPESRTGPPGAAQTPRPDSPEGCSEEEEGPAREGPELLDFGVDEVAEQLTLMDVELFLKVRPCECLGSVWSQRDRPGATSTAPTVRATVTQFNMVIGCVLGSVLGEQGLAAPQRAQRLEKWIRIAQRCRELRNFSSLRAILSALQSNPIYRLKRSWGAVSRERLSTFRKLSQIFSDENNHLSSREMLSQEEATESPQEEDTLLGSLPSKLPPGPVPYLGTFLTDLVMLDTALPDMLEGDLINFEKRRKQLQKRCRSYCLSPRAPVLAALRDQRQLSEEQSYRVSRVIEPPAASCPSSPRIRRRISLTKRLSAKLSRERGSSPGGSPGDPSSPASSLSPGSPPSSPRSRDPPPGSPPASPGPQSPSTKLLPLSLDPPGLRPSALPLSSSHISLPGQQGSEARVIRVSIDNDHGNLYRSILLTSQDKAPSVVQRALQKHNVAQPWARDYQLFQVLPGDRELLIPDNANVFYAMSPAAPGDFVLRRKEGARPTTTVSSP; via the exons ATGGATCGGACAGCGGGCAAGGAGCTCGCCCTG GCGCCGCTGCAGGACTGGGGCGAGGAGACCGAGGACGGAGCGGTGTACAGCGTCTCGCTGCGTCGGCAGCTCAGTCAGCGCCTGAGCCGGGGGACCGGGCCCGCGGGCTGCCAG GCCCCCCGCCCCGCTGCGGACGCCTTCGTCCACTACCGCACGAGCAAGGTGCGGGCGCTGAGGGCGGCGAGGCTGGAGCGGCTGGTGCGGGAACTGGTGTCTGGAGACCGCGAGCAGGACCCCGGCTTCGTGCCTGCCTTCCTGGCCACTCACAGGGCTTTTGTGTCCACTGCCCGCGTGCTGGGCCTTCTCctgccgccaccgccaccgccctTGCCTCCAGG GATAGAGATCgagaagacagagggaggaggtCTGCGTGTCAACAAGAACTTAAG GGCTGTGGTATCCGTGCTGGGCTCCTGGCTTCGGGATCACCCTCAGGATTTCCGGGATCCCCCTACCCACCCGGACCTAGGCAGCGTCTGCACCTTTCTGGGCTGGGCGGCCCCAGCAGGGccagaggcccaggaggcagAGAAGCTGCTAGGAGATTTCCTGGAGGAGGCTGAGCGaaagcaggaagaggagcagccTGAGTCACGGACAG GACCTCCTGGCGCTGCCCAGACCCCTCGCCCCGACTCCCCGGAAGGCTGCTCGGAAGAGGAGGAAGGACCAGCGCGGGAAGGCCCTGAGCTCCTAGACTTTGGCGTAGATGAAGTGGCCGAACAGCTGACCCTGATGGATGTG GAGCTCTTTTTGAAGGTGCGGCCCTGCGAGTGCCTGGGCTCGGTGTGGTCACAGCGGGACCGTCCAGGGGCCACAAGCACTGCCCCCACTGTGCGTGCCACTGTGACCCAGTTCAACATGGTGATCGGTTGCGTGCTGGGCTCGGTGCTGGGAGAGCAGGGCCTGGCCGCCCCGCAGAGGGCGCAGCGGCTGGAGAAGTGGATCCGAATCGCCCAG CGCTGCAGGGAACTGCGGAACTTCTCCTCCCTGCGCGCGATCCTGTCCGCCCTGCAGTCGAACCCCATATACCGGCTCAAGCGGAGCTGGGGCGCCGTCAGCCg GGAACGGTTATCCACTTTCAGAAAACTTTCGCAGATTTTCTCCGACGAGAACAACCACCTCAGTAGTAGAGAGATGCTTTCCCAG GAGGAGGCCACCGAGAGCCCCCAAGAGGAGGACACCCTCCTAGGAAGCCTGCCCTCA AAACTGCCCCCAGGCCCTGTCCCCTACCTTGGCACCTTTCTCACGGACCTGGTTATGCTGGACACAGCCCTGCCGGATATGCTGGAG GGGGATCTCATCAACtttgagaagaggaggaag CAGCTGCAGAAGCGGTGTCGGAGCTATTGCCTGAGTCCCCGTGCACCCGTCCTGGCTGCCCTGCGCGACCAGCGCCAGCTCAGCGAGGAGCAGAG CTACCGTGTCTCCCGTGTCATTGAgccacccgctgcctcctgccccagctccccacGTATCCGGCGGCGAATCAGCCTCACCAAGCGCCTCAGTGC AAAGCTGTCCCGAGAGAGGGGCTCATCCCCTGGTGGGAGTCCTGGGGACCCCTCATCTCCTGCCTCCAG TCTGTCCCCAGGGTCTCCCCCATCTAGTCCTAGAAGCAGAGACCCTCCTCCAGGCAGTCCCCCGGCCTCTCCagggccccagagccccagcaCCAAG CTGCTGCCCTTGAGCCTGGACCCGCCAGGCCTCCGCCCCTCGGCTCTGCCCCTGAGCAGCTCTCACATCTCCTTACCGGGGCAGCAGGGATCAGAGGCTCGAGTCATCCGAGTCAGCATTGACAATGACCACGGGAACCTGTATCGGAGCATCTTG CTCACGAGCCAGGACAAGGCCCCCAGTGTGGTGCAACGAGCCCTACAAAAGCACAatgtggcccagccctgggcgcGTGACTACCAGCTCTTCCAAGTCCTTCCAGGGGACCGGG